A window of Candidatus Dadabacteria bacterium genomic DNA:
AGAGATCTTAGCCAAAACGACGTCGAGAGGCTCAGCGCGGCGCTTCGTGCGGCGACCGGAAAAACGGTTGAGGTGTCGCTTAAGGTTGATCCTTCCATGATAGGCGGAATAAAAGCCCAGGTGGGTGACAAGGTTTACGATAACAGCGTCAGGACGCAGCTTGAGAGAATAAGAGGCGTTCTTTCTCCGTCCTGACCCGAATAATTCCAAAGGAGCTAGTAATGCAGGAACTAAGAGCAGAGAGTATAGGCGAGATTCTGAGAAACAGGATAAAGGGCTATGAACGGAAAGTTGATACCGAAGAAGTCGGGACGGTTATTTCCGTCGGCGACGGTATCGCTAGGGTTTACGGTCTTGATCAGGCGGTAGCGGGAGAGCTCGTCGAGTTTGACGGCGGAATCACCGGACTTGTTCTTAACCTTGAAGAGGATAATGTCGGTGTCGCTCTTTTCGGAGAGGATTCCCACCTGAGCGAAGGAGGAATGGTAAAGCGAACGGGACGCATCGCCGAGGTGCCTGTCGGAGACGCTCTCGGCGGAAGGGTGGTCGATGCTCTCGGAAGACCGATTGACGGTCTCGGAGAAATAGCCGCCGCTGAAACAAGGCAGATCGAGGTGAAGGCCCCCGGAGTTATTTACCGCCAGTCGGTAAACGAGCCCCTTCAGACGGGACTTAAGGCCGTTGATTCCATGATACCGATAGGAAGAGGCCAGAGAGAACTTATTCTGGGAGACCGTCAGGTCGGAAAGACCGCTATCGCGATCGATACGATAATAAACCAAAAAGAAGAGAATGTTCACTGCATATACGTTGCCGTAGGACAGAAACAGTCAACCGTGGCCCAGGTAGTCGATAAGCTCAAGGAGCACGACGCCATGAAGTACACGACAATAGTTTCCGCCACGGCCAGCACCCCGGCTCCTTTTCAGTTCCTTGCTCCTTTTTCCGGCTGTGCCATGGGGGAATATTTCAGAGACACCGGCCGACACGCGCTCATAATATACGATGATCTGACGAAACACGCGTGGTCCTACCGCCAGCTTTCTCTTCTTCTAAAGAGACCGCCGGGACGCGAGGCTTACCCTGGAGATGTTTTCTATCTTCACTCAAGGCTCCTTGAGCGCGCCGCCAAAATGAGAGACGAGGACGGAGGCGGCTCCCTTACGGCGCTTCCTATAATCGAAACCCAGGCTGGTGACGTGTCCGCCTACATTCCCACGAACGTGATTTCCATCACCGAC
This region includes:
- the atpA gene encoding F0F1 ATP synthase subunit alpha — translated: MQELRAESIGEILRNRIKGYERKVDTEEVGTVISVGDGIARVYGLDQAVAGELVEFDGGITGLVLNLEEDNVGVALFGEDSHLSEGGMVKRTGRIAEVPVGDALGGRVVDALGRPIDGLGEIAAAETRQIEVKAPGVIYRQSVNEPLQTGLKAVDSMIPIGRGQRELILGDRQVGKTAIAIDTIINQKEENVHCIYVAVGQKQSTVAQVVDKLKEHDAMKYTTIVSATASTPAPFQFLAPFSGCAMGEYFRDTGRHALIIYDDLTKHAWSYRQLSLLLKRPPGREAYPGDVFYLHSRLLERAAKMRDEDGGGSLTALPIIETQAGDVSAYIPTNVISITDGQIYLESDLFYSGVRPAINVGLSVSRVGGSAQIKAMKNIAGTLRLELAQYREVEAFAQFASDLDRVTQNQLARGSRLVEALKQDQYEPQAVEKQILIIFAVTNGYVDDYPVSAVRKYERELSSFMESKYPQYLAEIKEKKVVSDELEEKLAAALDELKNQLGELA